In the genome of Streptomyces sp. 846.5, the window TGATCCCGGTCATCTTCGCGAGCTCCCTGCTGTACATCCCGGGGCTGATCGTCCAGCTCAGTGGGAGCACCGCGGGCTGGGCCGTGTGGGTCAACACAAACCTGGTCAAGAGCGACAAACCGCTGTACGCCGCGCTCTACTTCCTGCTGATCGTCTTCTTCGCCTTCTTCTATGTCGCGATCTCCTTCAACCCCGAAGAAGTTGCCGACAATATGAAGAAGTATGGTGGCTTCATCCCGGGCATCCGGGCGGGCCGCCCGACGGCCGAATACCTGAACTACGTGCTGACGAGGATCACCTGGCCGGGCTCGCTGTACCTGGGCCTGATCGCGATGGTTCCGCTGGTGGCGCTCGGGTTGTTCGGGGCGTCGCAGAACTTCCCGTTCGGCGGTACGAGCATCCTCATCATTGTTGGTGTGGGCCTTGAAACTGTGAAGCAGATCGAGAGCCAGCTCCAGCAGCGCAACTACGAAGGGTTCCTCCGCTGATGCGTATTGTCCTCGTCGGGCCGCCTGGGGCCGGGAAGGGTACTCAGGCCGCGCTGCTGGCCAAGACCCTGTCCATTCCCCATGTGTCCACCGGTGACCTCTTCCGCGCCAACATCAGCCAGGGCACCGAGCTCGGCCTCGCTGCCAAGAGCATCATGGACTCGGGCAAGCTGGTGCCGGACGAGGTGACCATCGGGATGGCCAAGGACCGCCTTGCCCAGCCCGATGCCGCCGGCGGTTTCCTGCTCGACGGCTTCCCGCGCAACGTGGCCCAGGCCGAGGCGCTGGACGGGATCCTGGCCGAGTGGAACATCGCGCTGGACGGTGTGCTGGACCTGGAGGTCCCGGAGGACGAGGTCGTCCGCCGGATCGCCGGTCGGCGGATCTGCCGCAACGAGGGCAACCACGTGTTCCACGTGGAGTACAACCCGCCGAAGGCCGCCGGCGTCTGCGACATCTGCGGCGGCGAGCTGTACCAGCGCTCGGACGACACCGAGGAGAGCGTCCGGGTCCGCCTGGACGTCTACCACACGCAGACCGAGCCGATCATCGAGTACTACCAGAAGCAGGGACTGGTCACCACCATCCCCGCGCTGGGCAAGGTGGACGAGGTCACCCAGCGCGCGATCGCGGCGCTGCGGGAGAAGGACGAGGACGACGAAGGCTGAGCCCTTCGTCCGAGCAGGCCGGCCGTGACGCCCCGTCGGGTGTCACGGCCGGAGCGCGTTCATGAGCAGGGCCGTACCGTTGAACGGTCGGCAGTGACAGCAGCAGGAGCGGGAACCCGTGGTACTGGGAAGGCGAGAGCGCATGGTTGAGATCAAGACCCCCGAGCAGATCAAGAAGATGCGGGAGGCGGGCCTGGTCGTCGCCGAGGCGCTGAAGGCATGCCGTGAGGCGGTGGCGCCGGGGATCACCACCGGCGAGCTGAACTCCGTCGCGGCCAAGGTGATCGCCGACCACGGCGCCACCTCCAACTTCCTCGGCTACCACGGCTTCACCGGTGTGATCTGCGCCTCGGTCAACGACGAGGTGGTCCACGGCATCCCCGGCGACCGGGTGCTGGCCGACGGCGACATCATCTCCATCGACTGCGGCGCCATCGTCGACGGCTGGCACGGCGACGCCGCCATCACCTGCTTCGTCGGCGGCGGGCACGCCGAGGAGCTGCTGCGGCTCAGCCAGGTCACCGAGGACTCCATGTGGGCCGGCATCGCCCAGGTGAAGAAGAACAACCGGCTCTCGGACATCAGCCGGGCCATCGAGTCGTACATCCGGCGCCAGCCGCTGCCGCCCAAGGGCAAGTACGGCATCATCGAGGACTTCGGCGGCCACGGCATCGGCTCGGCCATGCACATGGACCCGCACCTGCTGAACTACGTGGACCGCAAGCGCGGCCGCGGCATGAAGCTGGTGCCCGGTTTTGCGATCGCCATCGAGCCGATGGTCAGCCTCGGCACCCCGAAGACGCACACCCTCGCCGACGAGTGGACCGTCAAGACCAACGACGGCACCTGGTCCTCGCACTGGGAGCACTCCATCGCGGTCACCGAGGAGGGCCCGCTGGTGCTGACCGCCTTCGACGGCGGCCGGGCCAAGCTGGCCGAGCTGGGCATCACCGCGGCGCCCGACCCGCTGGGATGAACGGATTTCGCGATCGCTTGTCCGCTGACGTAGACTGCTGTGTCGGCTCACTCGTAGCTTGCTCCCGCATGCCTTCGTCCGTTGTGACGGGGTGGACTTAGCGGTCCCTGCGTGAGTGCCGACTACGGTAGTCGAACCCCGGAAGGCGATACCCGCAGGACATGGCCAAAAAGCAAGGCGCCATCGAGATCGAGGGCACCGTCATCGAGTCTCTGCCGAACGCCATGTTCAAGGTAGAGCTGCAGAACGGGCACAAAGTCCTCGCCCACATCAGCGGCAAGATGCGCATGCACTACATCCGCATCCTCCCGGACGACCGGGTCGTCGTCGAGCTCAGCCCGTACGACCTGACCCGCGGTCGAATTGTCTACCGGTACAAGTAAGCAAGAAGCAGATCTCGCGCCGCGTTCACTCGCGGTGCGCTCGACCCGGAGAACCTGAATCCCATGAAGGTCAAGCCGAGCGTCAAGAAGATCTGCGACAAGTGCAAGGTGATCCGCCGTCACGGTCGGGTCATGGTGATCTGCGAGAACCTGCGCCACAAGCAGCGTCAGGGCTGATCACTTCCCTTCACGGGTCGTAACTCTTCGCGCGACGCGAAAAACAACATGAAGCGGGATGCCCGATCCACTCGTTCCCCAGGGAACGGGCGGACTGCCACCCTCGGTCCGGAGGCCGGGGCTCCCTCGACGAGAGTCGAAGGAGAGGCATCGCGTCAGACCTCCGAAGGAACACTGGAGCCACATTCATGGCACGCCTCGCCGGCGTTGATCTCCCCCGCGAAAAGCGGATCGAGATCGCCCTCACCTACGTGTACGGCATCGGCCGTACCCGCTCGAAGCTCGCCCTCGCCGAGACCGGTGTCAACCCGAACATCCGTGTTCGCGACATCACCGAGGACGACCTGGTCAAGCTGCGCGACTACGTCGACGCCAACTTCAAGGTCGAGGGTGACCTCCGCCGTGAGGTCGCCGCTGACATCCGCCGCAAGGTCGAGATCGGCTGCTACCAGGGTCTGCGTCACCGCCGCGGCCTGCCGGTCCACGGTCAGCGCACCCACACCAACGCCCGTACCCGCAAGGGTCCGCGTCGCGCGATTGCCGGCAAGAAGAAGCCCGGCAAGAAGTAGTCCGCCCCAACACCGGACTTGAATCCGGCCCGCTGGGCTAGCGGACCGACCACCTCAGTAGGAGAAACAGACTTATGCCCCCCAAGGGTCGTCAGGCTGCAGGCGCGAAGAAGATCCGCCGCAAGGAAAAGAAGAACGTCGCTCACGGCCACGCGCACATCAAGAGCACGTTCAACAACACCATCGTCTCGATCACGGACCCCTCGGGCAACGTGATCGCGTGGGCGTCCTCGGGCCACGTCGGCTTCAAGGGCTCCCGCAAGTCGACTCCGTTCGCCGCGCAGATGGCCGCCGAGGCCGCCGCGCGTCGCGCCCAGGAGCACGGCATGCGCAAGGTCGACGTCTTCGTGAAGGGTCCGGGCTCCGGCCGCGAGACCGCGATCCGCTCCATCCAGGCCACCGGCCTGGAGGTCGGCTCGATCCAGGACGTCACCCCCACCCCGCACAACGGCTGCCGTCCCCCCAAGCGCCGTCGCGTCTGACGCACAGCGCTTGCTCCGGCAGGCAGTAGTACCGGGATACGGCCCCTGTTCGCTCGGGGGCCGTATCCTTGCTTTCGTCGGCATCAAATAGTGGGTGCCGAAGATCTATCTGGAGGATTCACCTCATGCTGATCGCTCAGCGTCCGTCGCTGACCGAAGAGGTCGTCGACGAGTTCCGCTCCCGGTTCGTGATCGAGCCGCTGGAGCCGGGCTTCGGCTACACCCTCGGCAACTCGCTCCGCCGCACGCTCCTCTCCTCGATCCCCGGCGCTGCTGTCACCAGCATCCGGATCGACGGCGTCCTGCACGAGTTCACCACCGTGCCGGGCGTCAAGGAGGACGTCACCGACCTCATCCTGAACATCAAGCAGCTGGTCGTCTCCTCGGAGCACGACGAGCCGGTCGTGATGTACCTGCGCAAGCAGGGTCCGGGTCTGGTCACCGCCGCCGACATCGCGCCCCCGGCCGGTGTCGAGGTGCACAACCCCGAGCTGGTCCTCGCCACGCTCAACGGCAAGGGCAAGCTGGAGATGGAGCTGACCGTCGAGCGCGGTCGCGGCTACGTCTCCGCCGTCCAGAACAAGCAGTCGGGCCAGGAGATCGGCCGGATCCCGGTCGACTCCATCTACAGCCCGGTGCTCAAGGTCACCTACAAGGTCGAGGCGACCCGAGTCGAGCAGC includes:
- the rpmJ gene encoding 50S ribosomal protein L36; this encodes MKVKPSVKKICDKCKVIRRHGRVMVICENLRHKQRQG
- the rpsM gene encoding 30S ribosomal protein S13 encodes the protein MARLAGVDLPREKRIEIALTYVYGIGRTRSKLALAETGVNPNIRVRDITEDDLVKLRDYVDANFKVEGDLRREVAADIRRKVEIGCYQGLRHRRGLPVHGQRTHTNARTRKGPRRAIAGKKKPGKK
- a CDS encoding adenylate kinase, with amino-acid sequence MRIVLVGPPGAGKGTQAALLAKTLSIPHVSTGDLFRANISQGTELGLAAKSIMDSGKLVPDEVTIGMAKDRLAQPDAAGGFLLDGFPRNVAQAEALDGILAEWNIALDGVLDLEVPEDEVVRRIAGRRICRNEGNHVFHVEYNPPKAAGVCDICGGELYQRSDDTEESVRVRLDVYHTQTEPIIEYYQKQGLVTTIPALGKVDEVTQRAIAALREKDEDDEG
- the map gene encoding type I methionyl aminopeptidase, which encodes MVEIKTPEQIKKMREAGLVVAEALKACREAVAPGITTGELNSVAAKVIADHGATSNFLGYHGFTGVICASVNDEVVHGIPGDRVLADGDIISIDCGAIVDGWHGDAAITCFVGGGHAEELLRLSQVTEDSMWAGIAQVKKNNRLSDISRAIESYIRRQPLPPKGKYGIIEDFGGHGIGSAMHMDPHLLNYVDRKRGRGMKLVPGFAIAIEPMVSLGTPKTHTLADEWTVKTNDGTWSSHWEHSIAVTEEGPLVLTAFDGGRAKLAELGITAAPDPLG
- a CDS encoding DNA-directed RNA polymerase subunit alpha, whose amino-acid sequence is MLIAQRPSLTEEVVDEFRSRFVIEPLEPGFGYTLGNSLRRTLLSSIPGAAVTSIRIDGVLHEFTTVPGVKEDVTDLILNIKQLVVSSEHDEPVVMYLRKQGPGLVTAADIAPPAGVEVHNPELVLATLNGKGKLEMELTVERGRGYVSAVQNKQSGQEIGRIPVDSIYSPVLKVTYKVEATRVEQRTDFDKLIVDVETKPAMRPRDAMASAGKTLVELFGLARELNIDAEGIDMGPSPTDAALAADLALPIEELELTVRSYNCLKREGIHTVGELVARSEADLLDIRNFGAKSIDEVKAKLAGMGLALKDSPPGFDPTAAADAFGADDDDPGFAETEQY
- the rpsK gene encoding 30S ribosomal protein S11, which produces MPPKGRQAAGAKKIRRKEKKNVAHGHAHIKSTFNNTIVSITDPSGNVIAWASSGHVGFKGSRKSTPFAAQMAAEAAARRAQEHGMRKVDVFVKGPGSGRETAIRSIQATGLEVGSIQDVTPTPHNGCRPPKRRRV
- the infA gene encoding translation initiation factor IF-1 produces the protein MAKKQGAIEIEGTVIESLPNAMFKVELQNGHKVLAHISGKMRMHYIRILPDDRVVVELSPYDLTRGRIVYRYK